One stretch of Malus domestica chromosome 14, GDT2T_hap1 DNA includes these proteins:
- the LOC103413658 gene encoding uncharacterized protein isoform X2 translates to MTPTSNLQPLLSKLLPFSISSRSSQSSAVRNKVRLLAAFPSLLFHSFSMTEYLFSLAHPLQASTKNPSDSRSFSTNPNRKQDLLSPNCSNLTASQASSTETGGL, encoded by the exons ATGACTCCAACCTCCAACCTCCAACCCTTACTCTCCAAGCTTCTCCCCTTCAGCATTTCCTCCCGTTCTTCTCAATCATCCGCCGTACGCAACAAG gtgcgattATTAGCGGCGTTTCCGTCCCTCTTATTTCACAGCTTTTCAAtgacggagtatct ATTCTCTCTTGCACACCCTCTTCAAGCTTCCACAAAAAACCCTAGCGATTCTCGTTCCTTTTCGACAAACCCGAATCGAAAGCAGGATCTATTAAGCCCTAATTGCAGCAATCTCACGGCATCGCAAGCTTCGTCCACTGAAACT GGGGGACTCTGA
- the LOC103413658 gene encoding uncharacterized protein isoform X1 has protein sequence MTPTSNLQPLLSKLLPFSISSRSSQSSAVRNKVRLLAAFPSLLFHSFSMTEYLFSLAHPLQASTKNPSDSRSFSTNPNRKQDLLSPNCSNLTASQASSTETIAKIFD, from the exons ATGACTCCAACCTCCAACCTCCAACCCTTACTCTCCAAGCTTCTCCCCTTCAGCATTTCCTCCCGTTCTTCTCAATCATCCGCCGTACGCAACAAG gtgcgattATTAGCGGCGTTTCCGTCCCTCTTATTTCACAGCTTTTCAAtgacggagtatct ATTCTCTCTTGCACACCCTCTTCAAGCTTCCACAAAAAACCCTAGCGATTCTCGTTCCTTTTCGACAAACCCGAATCGAAAGCAGGATCTATTAAGCCCTAATTGCAGCAATCTCACGGCATCGCAAGCTTCGTCCACTGAAACT ATAGCAAAGATTTTCGATTAG